The proteins below are encoded in one region of Drosophila santomea strain STO CAGO 1482 chromosome 3R, Prin_Dsan_1.1, whole genome shotgun sequence:
- the LOC120454013 gene encoding uncharacterized protein LOC120454013 has protein sequence MASDEKETNGIRLWSYVVIIVLLSDSNALFKFTNVKCTCYERSFCELKLCELKVLGRGIVGLNLHAQVHKLPIKSTTCVLTMFRRFSGYRPFLFNATLDVCHFLKHRKRYPFADLVYEGIKNFSNLNHTFPMQHDIIVSQMILNDDMISKAPALNGFYKLRFVVKTDGVWRGEVEVYAEVNLGIDRW, from the exons ATGGCCAGCGATGAGAAAGAAACAAATGGCATCAGACTGTGGTCATATGTGGTCATTATTGTGTTACTCAGTGATTCAAATGCTCTATTCAAGTTTACAAATGTCAAGTGTACATGCTACGAAAGGTCCTTTTGCGAACTCAAACTCTGTGAACTGAAGGTCCTGGGGCGCGGCATTGTGGGTCTTAATCTACATGCCCAGGTTCACAAGCTGCCCATTAAATCTACGACG TGCGTGCTAACCATGTTCCGAAGATTCAGCGGCTACAGGCCTTTCCTCTTTAATGCCACTTTAGATGTTTGCCATTTTCTCAAACACCGAAAACGCTATCCATTCGCCGACTTAGTTTACGAAGGAATTAAAAACTTTAGCAATTTAAATCATACGTTCCCTA TGCAGCATGACATAATAGTAAGCCAAATGATTCTGAATGATGACATGATATCCAAAGCTCCTGCGTTAAATGGCTTCTATAAACTCAGGTTCGTCGTGAAAACAGATGGCGTTTGGAGGGGCGAAGTGGAAGTCTATGCAGAGGTTAATCTGGGAATCGATCGCTGGTGA